The segment CGCGGAGGGTGAGCCCAGCTCCCTCGTCACTCAGTACGTGGGTAAGTGGGTTATGGAGATTCATGACACTGTGGAGCCGAACTTGGATATGGCCAGGGTTCAAGCCGATGTCCGCCGTGTCGAACAGCTCGGGAGGAGCGTTTATGTCTACGCAGACAGTCCTGATGTACTGATGGGCATGCTGCCGGCGGAGCTTCGCAATCCAAATCAGTATTTGATTCGTCCCGCAAACTTGGAAGATGTCTTCTTAATCGTCGCAGGGAAGGGACTAAGGGCATGAGACGACTGTTATTGCCAACCGTCAGCAGGAAAGCACTTGCGGTTACACTAAGAAATTGGCTTGCATGGCGGAAGCAATTTCACACTAACATTATACTGTTTCTTGGTGATCCTGTAATGTACTTAGGTGCCATCGGGTGGGGTCTTGGAGGGTTTGTGAACCTCAATGGTACGTCTTTGCTAGAGTATATCGCTCCAGGACTTCTTGTCATGACTGCTGCGACTAGCGTGGTGTATGACATAACGTCGGGAGGGTATATGCGGCTGCGCGAACAGGGCGTCTATCAAGCAATGATGAATACTTCAATAAGAGAAGAGGAGATTATAGCGGGCGAATTGATATGGGAAATTGTGCGCAGCATTATGTATGGAGGTATGTTTTTGTTGGTCACCGTCTTGTTTGGATTAATGCCGGCGTGGTCCGTGATTATGTTGCCAGCCATTCTGGCCATCAATGGTATGTTTTTCGGGTCTATCACGTGGACTGTAGTGGCAAAAATCCGGCATGTAGAGCAGTTGTTCTACTACTTTACGCTGGTGGTGACTCCGTTATTGCTGTTCTCGGGTGTATTTTTCCCTGTTGATAAACTGCCGGGAATCGCGCAGATGATAATTCAAGTTCTACCAATGTACCACATAGTGGAAATGAGTAGGGATGTCTTTTTCGGCGAGCTAGGAGTATCCACGTTACACCATGCTATCTGGGCTATAGGTGGCACTGCTGTGGCGTTGCTGTTTCCGGTCCGGGAGTTAAGACGTGCATTACGGGAATGAGTTGCAATGGAGTTGGCCCGGTTTCGTGGACAGGTTGAGGCTTACGCGACGACCCCTTCCTGTGGCTGAGCCTTTCACTCCTGGATCCAACGCTCCTCGTACTCGTAAGGCGAGAGGTAACCCAGTGCCGAGTGACGCCGCCGCCGGTTGTAGAACCCTTCGACGTACTCGAAGATCGCCATGCGCAGTTGATCCCGAGTGGCCCAGGTTTGCCGGTCGAGGAGTTCCGTCTGCAGCGTCGCGTAGAAACTCTCCGCCACGGCGTTGTCCAGTGCATCGCCCACGGAGCCCATCGATCCGGCGATGCCCAGGGCCTCCAAGCGACGGGTCAACGCCAGCGAGGTGTACTGGGCCCCATGGTCGGAGTGGTGGATCAAGCCGGGCCCCGGTCGGCGCCGCCGCACCGCCATGGTGACGGCGTCCACCCCCAACTCCGCCACGGGCCGGTCGCCCATGGCCCAGCCCACTACGGCGCGGGAAAAGGCATCCACCACCGTGGCCAGGTACAGCCAGCCTTCCTCCGTGCGGTGCTCCGTGAGGTCCGCCACCCACACCCGGTTGGGCGCATCGGGTACAAACTGGCGATGCAGCCGATCCGGATAGACGGGTCGTCGCGGATCCCGGCGGGTCACCCCTCGGTTCCGGCGCCGGTGCACCCCGGTGAGCCCCATGGCCCGCATCAGCCGGGCGATGCGCTTGCGTCCGCAACGGATGCCATGAACCAGCCGAAGTTCGGCGTGCACCCGCGGGGCCCCGTAGGTGCCCCGGCTCGCGGTGTGGATGGCGTGGACGCGCCGGCTCAGTTCTGCGTCTTCGCGGGACCGCTGCGAGATCCCACGCCGCCGCCATGCGTAGTAGCCGCTTGTCGAGACGCCCAGCACACGGCACAAGGTCGCCACAGGGTGATGCGCCTTCTCCTGCTCGACGAACCGGAACACCGTTACCGGCTCCGGTGGTTCTCCTGGGCAAAAAAGGCCGCGGCTCCCTCGAAAATGCGGCGTGGGCTTAGGCGGCGGACATGGGCTTCTCAAGTGTGACCTTGTAACCCAGCGCCTCAAGACGTGCCACGGTCCGCCGGACGGTGGCCTGCTCGTTGAGCCGTTCGAAATGCGCCGCCCCAAGATCGTTATAGCGTGTGCCGTGCTTGATCATGTGGTAGATGATCACCAAGATGCTATGGGCGACGGCCACTTTGGCACGGTTCTTGCCCCGCCGCGCAGCGAGGCGGCGGAATTGGGCCGCCAAGTAGGTGTCGCGTGTCCGCGCCGCAGCCTGAGCCGCGCGGACCAGGGCCGCCCGTAGATAGGCGTTCCCTTGCCCCGTGTTCCCACTCCGGCGCTTTCCGGCACTCTGGTTGTTGCCCGGACAGATCTTGGCCCACGAGGCCAGGTGACGATGCGTCGGGAAGCGGCTCATGTCGACGCCGATCTCCGCCAGGATCTCCTCGCTTGTGCGCCGGGCCAGGCCATCCAGCTCGTCCATCCGCTCCAGGATGGCTTCATAAGGGCGCATGCGCTCGGCGATCTCGCGATCCAAAGCGGCAATCTGCTCATCCAGGAACTCGACGTGGGCCAGCTGTGCAGCCAGCAACCGCCGTTGGTGCGGGCCGATCAAACCCGTCAGCGCTTGGACCAAGCTCTCCCGCTTGCTCCGCAAACGACCCCGGGCCAAATCCGCCAGCTTCTCCGGATCCGTCTCTCCGGCAATGATGGCCTTTAACATCTGCCGGCCGGAGACACCCAGGACCACGCTGGTCACATCCCCGAGTTTGATGTTGGCACCTTCCAGCACCTTTTGGATCCGGTTCGCTTCCCGGGCTTGCTCCTGGATCAAGCTCCGGCGGTAGCGCACCAGTTCCCGCAGCTCCCGCTGGTTGCGATCCGGGATGAAGCTGCCCCGCAGCAGCCCATGCCGGAGCAACTCCGCGATCCACGCGGCATCCTTGACATCCGTCTTGCGACCCGGTACCTGCTTGATGTGTTGCGCATTGACCACCAGGACCTCGATCCCGGAGCCCTCGAGCAGGTTGTAGACCGGCTTCCAGTACACCCCCGTGCTCTCCATGGCCACGTGCGTCACGCCGTGGTGTTGCAGCCAAGCGACCAACTCCAACAACGGCGCCGTCATCGTGCCGAAGGTCCGCGTCTCACGGACCTCCGGGGTGATCACACAACCGGTCACCGTCTGCTTATGCACGTCCAGCCCCGCGCACCGCTCGTGCACCACGTCCACCGCCACCGCCCCCCGTCCCAGGGAACTCACCGGCGTGGCGATCGCCTCGGTCAAGATTCTCCCTCGCGTGCTCCCCCGTGCGGAGGGCAACAGTTCGTGGTGCCGCGCGATCGCCAGGATCAGACTTTTTTGCGGGCTTGCCGGCACCAAGCAAGCTCGATCTCATGCAACCGGTGGCACATACAACTTTGGCTGGACGCCATTTTCGTCCTTCGTGGTGCCGCCGTAGGCGGCATGGAGGACTTTTTTTAGGATTTCACGCTCCTCCCGCAGGATCCGGTTCTCCCGCCGCAGCCGGTTCAGTTCCTCCCGTTCGGCCGTGGTCAACCCGGGGCGCTGCCCCGCATCGATCTCGGCTTGGCGGACCCACTTCCGCAGGCTGGCTTCCGAGACGCCGAGGTCGGCGGCAATCTGCTGGAGCTTCTTCCCGCTCTCCCGGACGAGGCGGACGGCTTCGGCCCGAAACTCGGAAGGGTACGGCGGCTTGGTAGCCGGCATGGGGATCACCCTTTCCGGGGCTTATGCCCCAAGTATCGGGGTGTCCACGAAACCGGGGCAAGTCCATCTGATCTCGTCAGGATCAGTGAAACAGGCTCTGGTGATCGGTGCACTGCGGCACGGTTTCACCTCGGTGGTGGCCGACTATTCTTCCCGGCCCTTCGCCCAAAACGTCGAGCTCACTCGCAAGGTCGTGGAGGCTGCCCACGCGGCCGGCGCGGCCGTGGAGGGGGAGCTCGGCTACGTCCCCCCCACCGGCGAGTAGGCACCGCCAGCCTCGACAGGGGACGGCACAGCCGGGGGGGATACCCGGGACTCCTTCACCCGCCCCGATGAGGGCCGAGGCCGTCGTCGCCCGTACAGGCGTGGACAGCCTTGCGGTATCGATCGGGACGGTACACGGGGCATACCGCGGTGAACCCCAATTGGACCTGGAGCGATTGGAAGCGATCCGGTGCCGGGTTCCGGTACCGCTGGTCCTGCACGGTGGGTCGGGAGTACCGGGGGACTTGCTCCGGGAGGCCATCGCCCGGGGCATTACCAAGATCAACTTCGCAACGGAGTTGAAACACGCTTGGAGTCATACCGTGCGCTCCGCCCTCGCCGGCGCAGCGGCATCGGACCCCAGGCACGTGTCACGGGCGGGGCTTGAGGCCCTCAAGGCCGCCGCGGCGGGAAAGATCCGGCTCTGCGGAGCGAGGGGGCGGGCCTGAGCGATGGACCCGCGTACGGCGCGTGTACGAGCGCCCCGGCGGCAAGGCGGTGAACGTAGCCAGGGTCCTCGGCCAGCTGGGGGTGCGTACGACGGTTGCAGGATTCGTCGGGGGCACGACGGGCCGCCGGATCGATGCCGCGCTGACGGCGTCCGGCTACGAGACGCGCTGGGTATGGATCGACGGCGAGACCCGGCGTTGCGTCGCAAATCCCGTGGGCGCCGGCGATGCCGTGGTGGCCGCCCTCGTGGACGCGAGCCTGCGAGGGTGGTCCTGGCCGGAACGATTGTCTCATGCGGCGGCGGCCACGGGCGCTGTCGTGGCGGCTCCCGTGGCCGGGGAGATCGACGCCGGCGTCTACGGGGAGCTACGCGGGCGCGTACGCCTTAAGAAAATTCGTCGGCCGTGGGCCCAGGAAGGAATTTGTTGTTAAGTCGCGAAGACAACGAAACCGAACCACGGCACCGTGGCTGGGGGAGAAGACACGGGGCGGGGAGCGGCCGACGTTGCTCTCCGTATCGCCGCACAGTCACTGCAGTTCCCAGGTCGTCGCTACATCTCTGGAGGGTCCAACCTTGTCCCGTCCCCAGTGCCCCGTTTGGGCGTGCAAGGCGCCGCTCCCCGCATGCCCGGAAGAATCGCGATAGGGGGAGTGTCATGATTACACCGCCTTTCGACTACGTCGCACCGCGTACGGTGGCCGAGGCGGTGCAACTGTTGCGCAAGCACGGTTACGAGGCCAAGGTGCTGGCGGGCGGCCAGAGCCTCATCCCCATGCTGCGCTTCCGGCTGCTGGAGCCCGCCCTGCTGGTGGACATCAACCGCATCGAGGACCTGGCGTACCTCCGCGAGGAGGACGGGTTCCTCCGCATCGGCGCCCTGACCCGGCACGCCGACGTAGAAAACGCGCCCGGCCTCGAAAAGCGCTACCCGCTGCTGGTCGCCACGGCGCGGGTCGTCGCCGATCCCCTGGTGCGAAACCGCGGGACCGTGGCCGGCTCCCTGGTCCACGCGGACCCTGCCGGCGACTGGGGTGCGGCCATGCTGGCCGCCGGGGCGCAGGTGGTGGTGACGGGGCCGGACGGTTCCCGCACCCTGTCCATCGACGAGTTCCTGGTGGACACCTTCACGACGGCGATGGGCGAGGACGAGCTGCTCACCGAGGTGCGGGTGCCCATCCCGCCGGAGCGGTCGGGTGGCGCCTACCTGAAGCTGGAGCGCAAGCTGGGGGACTTCGCCATCGCCGCGGTGGGCGTGCAGGTCACCCTCAACGCGGCGGGCGAATGCACGCGTGCCGGCATCGGCCTGTGCGCGGTGGGGCCCATCTCCCTGCGGGCCAGCAGGGCGGAGGAATACCTGGTGGGCAAGCCCCTGACGGCGGACACCATCGCCGAGGCCGCCCGGCTGGCCGCGGAGCAGGCCGAGCCCACTTCCGACCAGCGCGGGCCGGAGGAATACAAGCGTGACATGGTGCGGGTGCTGACCCAGCGGGCCCTGCAGGAGGCCGCCGAGCGGGCCCGGGCCGCGTGAGGAGGTGTCGCCGTTGGAGACGATCCGGAAGCGCATCAAGGCGACCGTCAACGGGGTGACGTACGAGCGCGAAGTGGAGCCGCGCCGCCTGCTGGCATACTTCCTCCGTGAAGAACTGGGCCTGACGGGGACGCACATCGGTTGTGACACGACCAGTTGCGGCGCGTGTACCGTGATCCTGGACGGGCGGCCCGTCAAGTCGTGCACGGTGTTCGCCGTGCAGGTGGACGGCAGCGAGATCATGACGGTGGAGGGCCTGGCCCAGGACGGCCAGCTCCACCCGCTGCAGAAGGGCTTCTGGGATCAGCACGGGCTCCAGTGCGGCTACTGCACGCCGGGCATGCTGATGACCGCCTACGCCCTGCTGCAGCGCAATCCGAACCCGACGGAGGAAGAGATCCGGTTCGCCATCTCCGGCAACCTGTGCCGGTGCACCGGGTACCAGAACATCGTCAAGGCCGTCCAGCAGGCCGCGGCGGAGCTCCGGGGGGAGACCCCGGCCGCTGCAGCTGGCGAGGACGTGGCTGTCGCCGCGGAGCCGCAGGCGCGAGGGGGGAACTGACCGATGGCGGTTGCCGAGCGCGTTCTTGGCCAGCCCGTAAAGCGGAAGGAGGACCCGCGCTTCATCCAGGGCGCCGGCCGCTATCTGGACGACATCGTGCTCCCGCGCATGCTCTACATGGCGATCGTGCGCAGCCCCTACGCCCACGCGCGGGTCAAGGCGGTCCCCAAGGAAGCGGCGCTGTCCGTTCCCGGGGTCGTCGCCGTGATCACCGGGGAGGACCTGGAGAAGGCCGGCCTGGCCTGGATGCCCACGCTGGCCGGCGACAAGCAGATGGTCCTGGCAGTGGGCAAGGTGCTCTTCCAGGGCCAGGAGGTGGCGGCCGTGGTCGCCGAGACCCGCGAGGCGGCCTTCGACGGCGCCCACGCCCTGGCGCAGGTGGTGGAATACGAGCCGCTGCCGGTGGTGGTCGACCCGTTCAAGGCCCTGGAGCCCGACGCGCCCATCCTGCGGGAGGACCGGGAGCAGAAGACCAACCATATCTGGCACTGGGAGGTCGGCGACCGCGACCGCACGGAACGCGCCTTCGCCGAGGCGGAGGTGGTGGTGCGGCAGGAGGTCTACTACCCGCGTGTGCACCCCGCGCCGCTGGAGCCTTGCGGCTGCATCGCCGACTACAACAAGGCCACGGAGCGGCTGACCTTCTACGTCACCTCCCAGGCGCCCCATGCCCATCGCACGCTGCTGGCGCTGGTCTCCGGGTTGCCCGAGCACAAGATCCGGGTGATCTCGCCGGACGTGGGCGGCGGCTTTGGGAACAAGGTGCCGGTGTACTCCGGATACGTCTGCGCGGTGGTGGCCTCGTTGCAGCTGGGCCGGCCGGTCAAGTGGGTGGAGACGCGGACGGAGAACCTCCAGAGCACCCACTTCGCCCGCGACTTCCACATGACGTGCGAGATCGCCGCCGACCGCGACGGCAGGGTGAAGGCGCTGCGGGTCAAGACCATCGCCGACCACGGCGCCTTCGACGCCGCGGCCAACCCGTCCAAGTTCCCAGCCGGTCTCTTCAGCATCGTGACCGGGTCCTACGACTTCCCGACTGCCTTCGTCGAGGTGGACGCGGTCTACACCAACACGGCGCCCGGCGGTGTCGCCTACCGCTGCTCCTTCCGGGTGACCGAGGCTTCGTACCTGATCGAGCGGACCATGGATGTCCTGGCCGACGAGCTGGGGATGGACCCGGTGGAGCTGCGCCTGAAGAACTTCATCCCGCCGGAGAAGTTCCCATACCCGTCGCCGCTGGGGTGGACCTATGACAGCGGCAACTACGCCGAGACGCTCAAGAAGGCGATGGACATCATCGGGTACTGGGATCTCCGCAAGGAGCAGGAAGAGAAGCGGAAGCGCGGCGAGCTGATGGGCATCGGCGTATCCACCTTTACGGAGATCGTCGGTGCCGGGCCGGCCCATACCTTCGACATCGCCGGCATCAAGATGTTCGACTCCTGTGAGATCCGCGTGCACCCCACGGGCAAGGTGCTGGTGCGGACCGGCGTGCGGCACCAGGGCCAGGGCCACGAGACCACCTTCGCCCAGATCGTCGCGGACGAACTGGGGATCCCCGTGGACGACGTCCTGGTGGAAGAAGGCGACACCGATACGGCACCTTACGGCCTGGGCACCTACGCGAGCCGCAGTACGCCGACGGCCGGCGCTGCCACGGCCATGGCGGCACGCCGCGTGCGGGACAAGGCACGGAAGATCGCCGCCCACCTGCTGGAGGCGTCCGAGGAGGACGTGGTCTGGGAGAACGGCCGCTTCCACGTGGCCGGCGCGCCCGGGCGGTCGGTGAGCTTCCAGGAGGTGGCCTTCGCCGCTTACACCAACCCGCCCGAGGGCGTGGAGCCCGGTCTCGAAGCCGTCTACTACTACAACCCGCCCAACCTGACGTTCCCCAACGGCGCGTACATCTGCGTCGTTGACATCGACAAGGGCACCGGGCAGGTCAAGGTGCGCCGCTTCGTGGCGGTCGATGACTGTGGCACGGTCATCAACCCGATGGTGGTGGAAGGGCAGGTCCACGGGGGGCTGACCGAGGGCTTCGGCATCGCGTTCATGCAGGAGATCGTCTACGACGAGAACGGCAACAACCTGTCCAGCGATTTCTCCACCTACCTGCTGCCCACGGCCATGGAGACCCCCAAGTGGGAGACGGACCGCACGGTGACGCCGTCGCCCCACCATCCCATCGGCGCCAAGGGCGTCGGCGAGTCGCCCAACGTCGGCTCTCCGGCCGCCTTCGTCAACGCGGTGGTAGACGCCCTCTCCCACCTGGGCGTGCGCCACATCGACATGCCCATCACGCCGTGGAAGATCTGGAAGATCCTGCGCGAGCACGGGATCGAGTGAGGCGGGTTCGCGGAGGGCCGCCGGCAGGCCGGCCGGCGGCCCTCCGGGGCGGGCCCGTGTCCCGCCCCGCAGCCACATCATCCGTAGAGGGGGAGGAGACGGCATTGCACCTGCACTACGACGGTGAACTGACCATCGAGGCCCCGCAGGAGAAGGTCTGGGCGTTCATCAACAATCCCGGCCAGGTCGGTCACTGCCTGCCCGATCTGCAGGAACTGAACGTCAAAGATGACCGTCACTTCGATGCCGTGGTGCGCATCGGGGTCGGCCCCGTGCGCGGCCGGTTCAAGATGGAGGTGGAGCTGCAGCCGGAAGAGGCGCCACGCCGCGGCGGCCTGCGGCTCCGGGGGAGCGGTATGGGGAGCGGGCTCCAGTTGACCGCACGCATCGAGCTCGAACCCGCGGGGGAGGGCGCGACCCGCTTTCGCTGGGGAGCGGACGCGGATGTCAGCGGGCCGCTGGCCACGGTGGGCGGCCGGCTGCTGGACAACCAGGCCCGCAAGATCACCGAGCAGCTCTTCGCCACGATTCGGGCCAACCTGGAGGATCAGGCGGGTTCCGCCTTAACCGGCACGGGTGGCGCTGGCGGGGGGGCCTGAATCCGGTGGAAGTGGGAACGGCGGGGCGACCTGACGCAGTTCTGGCCCGGGCGGCGGCGTTGCGGGCCCGGGGCCATTCCTTCGCCCTGGCTACGGTGATCCGGCGACGTCCCCCCGTTTCGTCCAGAGCGGGGGACAAGGCGCTGATCACCGCGGACGGTCGTATCGAGGGCTGGATCGGGGGCAGCTGCTCCGAGTCCATCGTCCGGCGGCAGGCGCTGGCGGCGCTGGCCGACGGGCAGCCGCGCCTCATCCAGATCCGTGTCGACGTACCGGCCGATGCCGCCACCGCCGAGGAGAGCGACGAGGGGCAGGAACCCGGAGCGGCCGGCGGGGAGGGGGACGCCCGGGTCGTCACCGTCGCCATGACCTGCCCCAGCGGCGGCGAGGTGGACGTATACATCGAGCCCTTCGTTCGGCCGCCCCAACTGATCGCGTGCGGCGATACGCCCCTCGCCTACGCTCTGGTGCAGATGGCCGCCATGGTGGGCTTCGAGCCCGTGCTGGTGTACGGCCGGGAGGCGCCGCCGGAAGCTGCCGTGCCCGGCGGGCGGGCCATCTCGGTGGATGCCCTGGAGGACTTCGAGCCGGTGCCGGAAGCGTACGCCGTCGTGGCGACGATGGGGCACTTCGACGAGGAGTGCCTGCAGCGCTGGCTCGCGGCCGGCGTTCCCTACGTGGCGCTGGTGGCCAGCCGCAAGCGGGCGGCGGCCGTCAAGGAGGTGCTGGCCGGGGCGGGCGTGCCGGCCGCCGATCTGGAGCGGGTCCGCAATCCGGCCGGCCTGGACCTGGGGGCCGTCACCCAGGAGGAAATCGCCGTCTCCATCCTGGCCGACATCATCCGGCAGCGGCGGGCCCGCTTGCGGGCCCACGCGGGGATGGTCGTCGGCGATGAGGTCGCTGCCAGACTCGGGGCCGAAGGTGCCGGTACGGCAGCGGGCGCCGCGGAGAGAGCCGCCGAGCAACCCGCGGCTTCCACGACCCACACGGCCTCCCGGCCCGTCTCGACCGGCGCTGCAACGCAGGTGGCTGCTGCAGCATCCGGGTCAAGGGCGGCGTCAGACGGGGCGGCAAGGGAGGCCGAACTTCCCGCCGTCGCTCGCGATCCGGTGTGCGGCATGGAGGTCGTGCCCGGGGAAACCCGCCACGTGGCCGAATACGAGGGGCGGCAGTATTACTTCTGTTGCCCCCATTGCAAGGCCACCTTCCTCAAGGATCCGGAGCGCTACGTCGAAAGCGCCTGATGGCAACCGCACGTGACGGCACAATCCCCAACCGCCACGCCGGGACCTGTCGGCCGCCAAGGCCGACAGGTCCCGGCATTCTTGTTTGACTGGCAGGCCGCTCAGGCGCTGTCCCACCAGTCCCGGATCTCAGGAGGGAGGGCGGCTCGCACGGCCTGCTGGGTGCCCGCATCGAGCCGCTCCTTGAGGGTGGCGAAGACCGCCT is part of the Thermaerobacter subterraneus DSM 13965 genome and harbors:
- a CDS encoding aerobic carbon-monoxide dehydrogenase large subunit translates to MAVAERVLGQPVKRKEDPRFIQGAGRYLDDIVLPRMLYMAIVRSPYAHARVKAVPKEAALSVPGVVAVITGEDLEKAGLAWMPTLAGDKQMVLAVGKVLFQGQEVAAVVAETREAAFDGAHALAQVVEYEPLPVVVDPFKALEPDAPILREDREQKTNHIWHWEVGDRDRTERAFAEAEVVVRQEVYYPRVHPAPLEPCGCIADYNKATERLTFYVTSQAPHAHRTLLALVSGLPEHKIRVISPDVGGGFGNKVPVYSGYVCAVVASLQLGRPVKWVETRTENLQSTHFARDFHMTCEIAADRDGRVKALRVKTIADHGAFDAAANPSKFPAGLFSIVTGSYDFPTAFVEVDAVYTNTAPGGVAYRCSFRVTEASYLIERTMDVLADELGMDPVELRLKNFIPPEKFPYPSPLGWTYDSGNYAETLKKAMDIIGYWDLRKEQEEKRKRGELMGIGVSTFTEIVGAGPAHTFDIAGIKMFDSCEIRVHPTGKVLVRTGVRHQGQGHETTFAQIVADELGIPVDDVLVEEGDTDTAPYGLGTYASRSTPTAGAATAMAARRVRDKARKIAAHLLEASEEDVVWENGRFHVAGAPGRSVSFQEVAFAAYTNPPEGVEPGLEAVYYYNPPNLTFPNGAYICVVDIDKGTGQVKVRRFVAVDDCGTVINPMVVEGQVHGGLTEGFGIAFMQEIVYDENGNNLSSDFSTYLLPTAMETPKWETDRTVTPSPHHPIGAKGVGESPNVGSPAAFVNAVVDALSHLGVRHIDMPITPWKIWKILREHGIE
- a CDS encoding ABC transporter permease, with product MRRLLLPTVSRKALAVTLRNWLAWRKQFHTNIILFLGDPVMYLGAIGWGLGGFVNLNGTSLLEYIAPGLLVMTAATSVVYDITSGGYMRLREQGVYQAMMNTSIREEEIIAGELIWEIVRSIMYGGMFLLVTVLFGLMPAWSVIMLPAILAINGMFFGSITWTVVAKIRHVEQLFYYFTLVVTPLLLFSGVFFPVDKLPGIAQMIIQVLPMYHIVEMSRDVFFGELGVSTLHHAIWAIGGTAVALLFPVRELRRALRE
- a CDS encoding class II fructose-bisphosphate aldolase, whose product is MRAEAVVARTGVDSLAVSIGTVHGAYRGEPQLDLERLEAIRCRVPVPLVLHGGSGVPGDLLREAIARGITKINFATELKHAWSHTVRSALAGAAASDPRHVSRAGLEALKAAAAGKIRLCGARGRA
- a CDS encoding IS3 family transposase, giving the protein MFRFVEQEKAHHPVATLCRVLGVSTSGYYAWRRRGISQRSREDAELSRRVHAIHTASRGTYGAPRVHAELRLVHGIRCGRKRIARLMRAMGLTGVHRRRNRGVTRRDPRRPVYPDRLHRQFVPDAPNRVWVADLTEHRTEEGWLYLATVVDAFSRAVVGWAMGDRPVAELGVDAVTMAVRRRRPGPGLIHHSDHGAQYTSLALTRRLEALGIAGSMGSVGDALDNAVAESFYATLQTELLDRQTWATRDQLRMAIFEYVEGFYNRRRRHSALGYLSPYEYEERWIQE
- a CDS encoding CoxG family protein translates to MHLHYDGELTIEAPQEKVWAFINNPGQVGHCLPDLQELNVKDDRHFDAVVRIGVGPVRGRFKMEVELQPEEAPRRGGLRLRGSGMGSGLQLTARIELEPAGEGATRFRWGADADVSGPLATVGGRLLDNQARKITEQLFATIRANLEDQAGSALTGTGGAGGGA
- a CDS encoding class II fructose-bisphosphate aldolase; translated protein: MIGALRHGFTSVVADYSSRPFAQNVELTRKVVEAAHAAGAAVEGELGYVPPTGE
- a CDS encoding XdhC family protein; this translates as MEVGTAGRPDAVLARAAALRARGHSFALATVIRRRPPVSSRAGDKALITADGRIEGWIGGSCSESIVRRQALAALADGQPRLIQIRVDVPADAATAEESDEGQEPGAAGGEGDARVVTVAMTCPSGGEVDVYIEPFVRPPQLIACGDTPLAYALVQMAAMVGFEPVLVYGREAPPEAAVPGGRAISVDALEDFEPVPEAYAVVATMGHFDEECLQRWLAAGVPYVALVASRKRAAAVKEVLAGAGVPAADLERVRNPAGLDLGAVTQEEIAVSILADIIRQRRARLRAHAGMVVGDEVAARLGAEGAGTAAGAAERAAEQPAASTTHTASRPVSTGAATQVAAAASGSRAASDGAAREAELPAVARDPVCGMEVVPGETRHVAEYEGRQYYFCCPHCKATFLKDPERYVESA
- a CDS encoding PfkB family carbohydrate kinase — translated: MYERPGGKAVNVARVLGQLGVRTTVAGFVGGTTGRRIDAALTASGYETRWVWIDGETRRCVANPVGAGDAVVAALVDASLRGWSWPERLSHAAAATGAVVAAPVAGEIDAGVYGELRGRVRLKKIRRPWAQEGICC
- a CDS encoding transposase — translated: MPATKPPYPSEFRAEAVRLVRESGKKLQQIAADLGVSEASLRKWVRQAEIDAGQRPGLTTAEREELNRLRRENRILREEREILKKVLHAAYGGTTKDENGVQPKLYVPPVA
- a CDS encoding (2Fe-2S)-binding protein — its product is METIRKRIKATVNGVTYEREVEPRRLLAYFLREELGLTGTHIGCDTTSCGACTVILDGRPVKSCTVFAVQVDGSEIMTVEGLAQDGQLHPLQKGFWDQHGLQCGYCTPGMLMTAYALLQRNPNPTEEEIRFAISGNLCRCTGYQNIVKAVQQAAAELRGETPAAAAGEDVAVAAEPQARGGN
- a CDS encoding FAD binding domain-containing protein produces the protein MITPPFDYVAPRTVAEAVQLLRKHGYEAKVLAGGQSLIPMLRFRLLEPALLVDINRIEDLAYLREEDGFLRIGALTRHADVENAPGLEKRYPLLVATARVVADPLVRNRGTVAGSLVHADPAGDWGAAMLAAGAQVVVTGPDGSRTLSIDEFLVDTFTTAMGEDELLTEVRVPIPPERSGGAYLKLERKLGDFAIAAVGVQVTLNAAGECTRAGIGLCAVGPISLRASRAEEYLVGKPLTADTIAEAARLAAEQAEPTSDQRGPEEYKRDMVRVLTQRALQEAAERARAA
- a CDS encoding IS110 family transposase, which gives rise to MDVVHERCAGLDVHKQTVTGCVITPEVRETRTFGTMTAPLLELVAWLQHHGVTHVAMESTGVYWKPVYNLLEGSGIEVLVVNAQHIKQVPGRKTDVKDAAWIAELLRHGLLRGSFIPDRNQRELRELVRYRRSLIQEQAREANRIQKVLEGANIKLGDVTSVVLGVSGRQMLKAIIAGETDPEKLADLARGRLRSKRESLVQALTGLIGPHQRRLLAAQLAHVEFLDEQIAALDREIAERMRPYEAILERMDELDGLARRTSEEILAEIGVDMSRFPTHRHLASWAKICPGNNQSAGKRRSGNTGQGNAYLRAALVRAAQAAARTRDTYLAAQFRRLAARRGKNRAKVAVAHSILVIIYHMIKHGTRYNDLGAAHFERLNEQATVRRTVARLEALGYKVTLEKPMSAA